CCTAGGGACCTGTGGAAAGGCATTGATCACCGAAAGGCATGTCTCGCATGCACCGTAGGAACCATCGTGGACATGAGAAGCAAACGCCCACCGCATATCCCCAGGGCCACCGTACATCTCGAGCGTCGTCACATCGACACCAAGCACAGCCCAATCCACCCCAGCGGCGAAAAACCCATCGAACGGGATAGATCTAAAGTTGTTGAGCGGATCGATTAGCTCGAACACGGTGTCTTGCCCGGGAACCATCTGGGTGCTCAATATCAGGGACCCGCCCTGCCAGGTATCTCCTGGAAATGCAGGGATAGCCTCCCAACCCGGCGTCCCCTCGAACCCGATCGGAATGTCGATCTGGATGAATAGATCCTCGAAGTCGGCGGCGTCGATACCGGACGGCTCCTCGCGGCCCATGAAAAACAATGCCATCGGCGAGTCCACGAGCCCATCTCGACTGACCTCGAACGAATCGGACATTTCTCGCAGCACCCCAATTGTGTCCCCAAAACCGACCGCGCCAGGGTCGAACAGCCCCGCACCAACAACGTCTGGTTGCGCAAAGGGAACAGTGTCAGGGCCGAGAGTCGGCAAGCCACGGACATCGTCGGCGTATCGGTAGGAGTTTCCCGGAGGGACAAGTTGCAGAAGTTCGGCGATGTCAACTGGAGAGTTCGCCGCCAGATCGGTCATGTTGATCACATCGACTGGCACCGATGCACCACTCGTTTGGGCCGCAGCCATCCCAGCGATGCCGAGAAGAATCACGGCCACCGCCGCGCTGAATTGTTTCACCCGCTACGTCCTTCTATCAGGTCCGCACAATGTAGCGGTCGCGGTTGTCGCACGGCGGCTTTCCAAAGCGGTTACCACCTACTCCCCGGTTTCCTCTCGCAGCCGGACGGGGGATCCCTGATCGGGGTACTTGCCAGGCACACCGTCGTAGAACGCTCGGAACTTATCCATATCGTGGGTGACATCGCCAGTGAGGTGTATTTCGGCACCGACCGTGGCAACCTTTGTCGCGTAGTTCACCGACACTGGGACTACTGGGACACCGGTCGCCGAGGCAATGTGGTAGAAACCGCTCCGCCAATGATCGGCTGCCTTCCGGGTGCCTTTGGGAGCGACGACCAGTGCAATTTCTTCCAAATCCGCAAACGCCGCGACCATTTGCTCAACCATGCCCTGCCCAGAATCACGCCGAATTGGGATTATGTATTTGCCCATCAGCCATCCGAACGGCGGTTTCACCAGCGTGTGCTTACCGATA
This sequence is a window from Acidobacteriota bacterium. Protein-coding genes within it:
- a CDS encoding acyltransferase, coding for MKTACWLVMRMLGWSFVGEPPTSRKYVALGAPHTSNWDFLLFLAVIRVFKMPAMAIGKHTLVKPPFGWLMGKYIIPIRRDSGQGMVEQMVAAFADLEEIALVVAPKGTRKAADHWRSGFYHIASATGVPVVPVSVNYATKVATVGAEIHLTGDVTHDMDKFRAFYDGVPGKYPDQGSPVRLREETGE